In the genome of Xanthobacteraceae bacterium, one region contains:
- a CDS encoding NAD regulator, translating to MANDTHPRTAIEIGLAAAIVAIDADTPLILVAGDGSLGLPSGPFDALEHRTFEIGLRRFVAEQTALEVGYVEQLYTFGDRGRHAQAGDTVPHVVSVGYLALTRVTTARAMKSHGARFEPWYKFFPWEDWREGRPKVLDATILPALNAWAKTAKAVPGAEFGPRERIRLSFGIDGTSWDEERVLERYELLYSAGLIAESRRDGRESALVREKPETLGEPMQFDHRRILATAISRLRAKLKYRPVVFELMPDEFTLTELQHTVEAIAGRHLHKQNFRRLVEGTALVEPTGEVSTQTGGRPAAMYRFRREVLKERPAPGLRFGGR from the coding sequence ATGGCGAACGACACGCATCCGCGCACCGCAATCGAAATCGGTCTCGCGGCTGCGATTGTCGCGATCGACGCCGATACGCCGCTCATTCTGGTTGCGGGCGACGGCAGCCTCGGCCTCCCCTCCGGTCCGTTCGACGCGCTCGAACACCGCACCTTCGAGATCGGCCTTCGTCGTTTCGTCGCGGAGCAGACCGCGCTAGAGGTCGGCTATGTCGAGCAGCTCTACACCTTCGGCGACCGCGGGCGGCACGCACAGGCGGGCGATACCGTGCCGCATGTCGTCTCGGTCGGTTATCTCGCGCTGACGCGCGTCACTACCGCGCGCGCAATGAAATCCCACGGCGCGCGTTTTGAGCCGTGGTACAAATTCTTTCCGTGGGAAGACTGGCGCGAAGGCCGCCCCAAGGTTCTCGACGCGACGATCCTGCCCGCACTGAATGCATGGGCGAAGACGGCGAAAGCCGTACCGGGCGCGGAGTTCGGCCCGCGCGAGCGCATCCGGCTTTCGTTCGGCATCGACGGCACGTCATGGGACGAGGAGCGTGTGCTGGAGCGCTACGAACTGCTCTACTCCGCCGGGCTGATCGCGGAATCCCGCCGTGACGGGCGCGAGAGTGCGCTGGTTCGCGAAAAACCGGAAACACTCGGCGAGCCGATGCAATTCGATCACCGGAGAATTCTCGCGACCGCGATCTCGCGGCTGCGCGCAAAACTCAAATACAGGCCCGTGGTTTTCGAACTGATGCCGGACGAATTCACACTGACCGAATTGCAGCACACGGTGGAGGCCATCGCCGGCCGCCATTTGCATAAACAAAATTTCCGGCGGCTGGTGGAAGGCACCGCGCTGGTCGAACCGACTGGCGAAGTCTCGACGCAAACCGGAGGGCGTCCGGCGGCGATGTATCGCTTCCGGCGCGAGGTTCTCAAGGAGCGCCCTGCGCCGGGGCTGCGGTTCGGAGGACGGTAG
- a CDS encoding L-aspartate oxidase, whose product MSDSPRTADTLTPRSWGGVDDVVIVGGGLAGLFCALKLSPRPVTIVTAAPIGEGASSAWAQGGIAAAVGEGDTIDSHVADTLAAGAGTVDEKVIRAMAEEAPARINDLLKYGVPFDRDLEGKLMLSREAAHSHKRIVRVQGDRAGAAIMAALVAAVRNTPTIRVLESLVVDDLYVDGRYVTGIHARPAGRAGKPMALPARAVVLASGGIGGLYAITTNPREARGRGLAAAARAGATIADPEFVQFHPTALDVGKDPAPLATEALRGEGAVLVNKNGERFMLPVHPNAELAPRDIVARAVFAEIQAGRGAFLDLRPVEKFSERFPTVFAACKAAGLDPDRQPVPIAPAAHYHMGGVLVDAQGRATLDGLWAAGEVASTGAHGANRLASNSLLEAVVYAARIAEDIGGLLALPKTLAWPADSCEVPPPLPAEGIEDAKRLRNVMSKYVGVIRDRAGLVHALGEILNIEATAKRPSVRDMATTALLVASAALVRTESRGGHYRSDFPNADPAQAHRTFIDLAEARRIARAATAKAA is encoded by the coding sequence ATGTCCGACTCTCCGCGCACCGCTGATACGCTCACGCCACGCTCATGGGGTGGAGTCGATGACGTCGTGATCGTCGGCGGCGGCCTCGCTGGTTTGTTCTGCGCGCTGAAACTCAGCCCCCGTCCCGTGACCATCGTCACTGCCGCGCCGATTGGCGAAGGCGCTTCGTCCGCATGGGCGCAGGGCGGCATCGCAGCTGCGGTCGGCGAGGGCGACACCATCGACAGCCACGTCGCCGACACGCTGGCCGCGGGTGCGGGCACCGTGGACGAGAAGGTCATCCGCGCGATGGCGGAAGAAGCGCCCGCGCGCATCAACGATCTCCTGAAATACGGCGTGCCGTTCGACCGCGACCTCGAAGGCAAGCTGATGCTTTCCCGTGAAGCCGCGCATTCCCACAAGAGAATTGTAAGGGTGCAGGGCGACCGTGCGGGCGCGGCGATCATGGCGGCGCTGGTCGCGGCCGTGCGCAACACGCCGACCATCCGTGTGCTGGAAAGCCTTGTTGTCGATGATCTCTATGTCGATGGCCGGTATGTCACCGGGATTCATGCGCGTCCCGCGGGCCGCGCCGGCAAGCCGATGGCGTTGCCGGCCCGCGCGGTCGTGCTCGCGTCGGGCGGCATCGGCGGTCTCTATGCCATCACCACTAATCCGCGCGAGGCTCGCGGGCGCGGGCTGGCCGCCGCCGCGCGCGCGGGCGCGACGATTGCCGATCCGGAATTCGTGCAGTTTCACCCGACGGCGCTCGATGTCGGCAAGGACCCGGCCCCGCTGGCGACCGAAGCCCTACGCGGCGAGGGCGCGGTGCTCGTCAACAAGAATGGCGAGCGCTTCATGTTGCCGGTTCATCCGAATGCCGAACTTGCGCCGCGCGACATCGTTGCGCGCGCTGTGTTTGCGGAAATCCAGGCCGGGCGCGGCGCGTTCCTCGACCTGCGGCCGGTGGAAAAATTCTCCGAGCGTTTTCCAACGGTGTTTGCCGCTTGCAAGGCTGCCGGCCTCGATCCCGACCGGCAACCAGTGCCGATTGCGCCCGCCGCGCACTATCACATGGGCGGCGTGCTGGTGGATGCGCAGGGCCGCGCGACGCTCGACGGTCTTTGGGCCGCGGGAGAAGTCGCGAGCACCGGCGCGCATGGTGCGAACCGGCTCGCTTCTAACTCTTTGCTCGAAGCCGTGGTCTATGCCGCGCGTATTGCCGAAGACATCGGCGGCCTTCTTGCGCTTCCCAAAACGCTGGCGTGGCCCGCCGACTCCTGCGAAGTGCCGCCGCCGCTTCCCGCCGAAGGCATCGAGGATGCGAAGCGGCTGCGCAACGTGATGAGCAAATATGTAGGCGTGATCCGCGACCGCGCGGGTCTTGTCCACGCGCTCGGCGAGATCCTGAACATCGAGGCGACCGCGAAGCGTCCGTCCGTGCGCGACATGGCGACCACGGCATTGCTGGTTGCGAGCGCCGCGCTGGTCCGCACCGAGAGCCGGGGCGGGCATTACCGTTCGGACTTCCCAAACGCGGATCCCGCGCAGGCGCATCGTACCTTCATCGATCTCGCGGAAGCACGCCGCATTGCGCGGGCCGCAACCGCAAAGGCTGCGTGA
- the nadC gene encoding carboxylating nicotinate-nucleotide diphosphorylase, whose product MADLVAPGAFLSPLVIQDAVKRALDEDLGRAGDVTSSATLPEGIQAKAKLVARNAGTIAGLPCAARAFRALAPSIKFEAKARDGDSVKANTTLALIEGPAIAILSGERVALNFLGHLSGIATLTAAYAAKIAHTKAKVTDTRKTTPGLRALEKYAVRCGGGVNHRFGLDDAVLIKDNHIAVAGGVAQALDAARAAVGHLVKVEIEVDTLDQLREVLANGKADVVLLDNMKPETLREAVALCRGKIVTEASGGVTLDTVAAIAESGVDVISSGALTHSAPSLDVALDIEI is encoded by the coding sequence ATGGCCGATCTCGTAGCTCCCGGTGCATTCCTTTCGCCGCTTGTCATTCAGGACGCGGTGAAGCGCGCGCTCGACGAAGACCTCGGCCGTGCGGGCGATGTCACGTCTTCCGCGACGTTGCCCGAAGGGATTCAGGCGAAAGCAAAGCTCGTCGCACGCAACGCTGGAACGATCGCCGGTTTGCCATGCGCCGCGCGCGCGTTCCGTGCGCTTGCACCAAGCATCAAATTCGAGGCGAAAGCCCGCGACGGCGATAGCGTAAAGGCGAACACCACGCTGGCGCTGATCGAAGGTCCGGCCATCGCCATTCTTTCCGGCGAGCGGGTTGCGCTGAACTTTCTCGGTCATCTCTCCGGCATCGCGACGCTAACCGCTGCTTACGCCGCGAAGATCGCGCACACCAAGGCGAAGGTCACCGATACCCGCAAGACCACGCCGGGCCTGCGCGCGCTGGAAAAATACGCCGTGCGCTGTGGCGGCGGCGTCAATCACCGTTTCGGCCTCGACGACGCGGTGCTGATCAAGGACAACCACATCGCCGTCGCGGGCGGTGTTGCGCAAGCACTCGATGCGGCGCGCGCAGCCGTAGGTCATCTTGTGAAGGTCGAGATCGAGGTCGATACACTCGATCAGCTCCGTGAAGTGCTCGCAAACGGCAAGGCCGACGTCGTACTGCTCGACAACATGAAGCCGGAAACGCTTCGCGAAGCGGTCGCACTTTGCAGGGGCAAGATCGTCACCGAGGCTTCCGGTGGCGTCACGCTCGATACCGTTGCCGCCATCGCGGAAAGCGGCGTCGATGTGATTTCGTCCGGTGCGCTGACGCATTCCGCGCCGAGCCTTGATGTGGCGCTGGATATCGAAATTTAA
- the nadA gene encoding quinolinate synthase NadA, whose translation MVTVIDRNIRPEVEVVTPPVARGEFVVPRPGTGAAARKYGVLPMPKLEWNAEVERETAHLYEKVKHIIPSVEWPFHAPYVYAINKLKKQRNAVLLAHNYQTPEIYNCVADFVGDSLQLAKEAAKSKSDIIIQGGVHFMAETSKLLNPDKTVLIPDLRAGCSLAQSITGEDVRLLRERYPGVPVVTYVNTSADVKAESDICCTSSNAVQVVESFGVDRVICIPDEFLARWVATQTKVKIIAWKGHCEVHERFTGEELRRYREADPSVQILAHPECPPDVIAEADFTGSTSALQNYVKTKKPKRVVMVTECSMADNVQQEAPDTEFVKPCNLCPHMKRITLPKILDSLVYLREEVEIDPAVAEKARRAVERMIHLKS comes from the coding sequence ATGGTCACTGTCATCGACCGCAACATCCGTCCTGAAGTGGAAGTCGTGACCCCGCCGGTCGCACGCGGCGAGTTCGTCGTGCCTCGTCCGGGCACGGGCGCTGCTGCCCGCAAATACGGCGTGCTGCCGATGCCCAAGCTGGAATGGAACGCCGAGGTCGAGCGCGAGACCGCACACCTCTACGAGAAGGTGAAGCACATCATCCCTTCCGTGGAGTGGCCGTTCCACGCGCCTTACGTTTACGCGATCAACAAGCTGAAAAAGCAGCGCAACGCGGTGCTGCTCGCGCACAACTACCAGACGCCCGAAATCTACAACTGTGTTGCTGACTTCGTCGGCGACAGCCTTCAGCTCGCCAAGGAAGCCGCCAAGTCAAAGTCCGACATCATCATTCAGGGTGGCGTGCACTTCATGGCGGAAACCTCGAAGCTGTTGAACCCGGACAAGACCGTGCTGATCCCCGATCTGCGCGCGGGCTGCTCGCTTGCGCAGTCGATCACCGGCGAGGACGTTCGTTTGCTGCGCGAGCGTTATCCCGGCGTGCCGGTCGTGACCTACGTCAACACCTCCGCCGACGTGAAGGCGGAGAGCGACATCTGCTGCACCTCGTCGAACGCCGTGCAGGTGGTCGAGAGCTTCGGCGTCGACCGCGTGATCTGCATTCCCGACGAATTCCTTGCACGCTGGGTCGCGACCCAGACCAAGGTCAAGATCATCGCGTGGAAGGGCCACTGCGAAGTGCACGAGCGTTTCACGGGTGAAGAGCTTCGCCGCTATCGCGAAGCCGATCCGAGCGTGCAAATCCTCGCGCACCCGGAATGCCCGCCCGACGTAATTGCGGAAGCGGACTTCACCGGCTCGACCTCGGCTTTGCAGAACTATGTGAAGACGAAGAAGCCGAAGCGCGTCGTCATGGTCACCGAATGCTCGATGGCCGACAACGTGCAGCAGGAAGCGCCGGACACCGAGTTCGTGAAGCCGTGCAACCTCTGCCCGCATATGAAGCGCATCACGCTGCCGAAGATTCTCGACAGCCTCGTCTATCTTCGCGAGGAAGTCGAAATCGACCCCGCGGTCGCTGAAAAAGCGCGCCGCGCGGTAGAGCGGATGATTCACCTGAAGTCGTAA